The DNA region ATTTACTAAAATATGGTATGGAACGGATCGTAGGAAGGTTTGCAATATAATCTTCAAATAGCGTCATTTTTTCAACAATACCTTTTCCATATCCCAAATTTTCAAGTTTTTTGGATAACTCACCTTTCCTAATTACGGAATCTGTATAAGCTTCGAAAGTATCGCGCATGGTTAATTCAACTGCTTTACAATGCATATTTACAATTGGGCTTAAATCAACAGCTTCGTTGCCCCAATCTTTTGATTGAATTAAAATCATTTCCGCTGTTCTTAAGGCGCTTTTAGAATCAATGGATAAAAAATCAGAGAGTGGTATTAATGATTTTATAATAAGATCTATATCTTGTGAAGATATTTTTACATCTTTATCTTTTTCTTTTTGTGGTATTTCCGGAATTAATTTTGAAATATTTTGAATAGCTTCTTGAAGTGCAAAATCGACATCTTCATGTAACCTTAAAAGTTGAAGCGTTTTTAATTCTTGTAATATTTCTTCAGGATTTTCTAAAGATATATCTTTTATAATTTTGATTTTGAGTTCATTTGAAATATTATTTTTTGAAATTGAACGAATTAATGCTTGATGGGCTCTTTTATGTTTTGAATTTAAAAGTTCATTAATAGTATGTTCAACAAACTCAGGATCGATATGTTGAAGAGCTTGATATAAAATTGCTTTAATGGCATCATCTGTGTCTAATTTTACAAGCGCTCTTACTATCCATCTTTTTTCAACATGTGGTGCTACTCTTAAACCTTCTCTAATATATCTTTCATAATAATCTTTTTCTTCAAATGTTAAATGGGAATTTAAACATACTTGTAAAATAGCACCCCATCGTAATATAGGTCTGTCGGTTAAAAAGTTTCCACTCCAATCAGAAGATTCTAGTTCTGTTTCATCATCATTTTGAGATGTGTTATCAAGAATATTTTGTATTAAATTAGAAATATCTTTTAATGTCGAAAGAGTTTTTTGTGTAATTGGGATTCGAAAACGATTTGATCCAACAAGGATAGATTGAAACCTTGATGTTACTTCAAGAATATACTCATCTTTTTCCATGTTACCTTTTATCAAGGTTTGATGAATTGTCTCTAATTCACTTTGTATAGCTAAACTAATGGTATGAAGATCTAAGCGAGGAGCGCTTAAAGCAATTGCTGTAAAAGCCCAGCTTGTACCAGAAAATGGAATTGTCTTATAAATTTCTCTCATAAAGTTAGGTGAAATATTACAGCCAATTGTTGCAGAATATATTTTTTCAACAAAGTCTTCATAAGATTTAGTATCATTATTTTGGAAACGTAGGACACACTTTTTTATATTTTGAATAACTTTATTTTCAATTTCCAAATATTTTTTGAGATCTTGTTCGTCTGTATTTAAATTTGCCAAAGCTACAATTTGACTTAAAAGTATTTTAGTATCGTAGCATTGATCAAAAAAATCTTGCCATAAGTTTGTTTTTGATTCAAATAATATTTCATAATTTAAAAATATAAAACTAATATCTGTTGAGTCTTTATGCCAAATTTTAAAATGCTCAGGGTTTTTAACGGATTTTATAAATAATTCATTTTTATAAGGGATATTAGATATCCATAGTTTTGCTAATTGTTTTTTTTCTTTTTCAATAGCTGAAATACCGATTAATTTATTTTTAGATAAAATTTCAATACAACTTAAATTTTTGAGTTTAAGAATAGAAGATGTAAGTTCTTCGGTATAATTTAATTCAATAGATTGTTGAATTAAATTCTCAATTACTTTTGTTAATATTTGATTATCAAAGCAACTATAACCAATAAAGTTAGGTTTTTCTTCATACAAACTATTTTTAATAAACTCTTCTGCAGCTAATTCATTAAAATTTAATCTTTCATATTTTAATATTTGAGATAAAATAATTTCTGATAACTTTATAGATTCAATATTTTTTAAATTATTTTTTAGATTTTTAAAATTATTTATATCGTTTTTATTTATTGAAAAAGCTAAATAAAATAGGGCGGAAATTGTTGATGTTTTATCTAAGTCATCTGATAAATCGGATGATATAATATTAAACGCTATATTCTTAATTTTATCACTTATGATTCCAAGTTTAGTAAAAGCATGAAATCCCTTTGATAATAGATTATCGGGTAAATTTTTCTGAAAAGAATTTTCTAACTTATCAGAAAGATTTTCATCACCAGTTTGTTCAGCATAGGAATATATTGAGTAAAGAATTTTATTTGTTAAAAAAGATTTTTCAAAAAATTTATTAATTCTATTTGAAAAAGCACATATTTTTGAACGACCTAAATTTGTTATACAACTACTTAAAACGCTATCATTTGTTTCTTTAAGCAATAAATAAGAAATGATTGCCCATTCACTACTAGGATAATTTGGAAGTATTAATGATTCGGCTAATTTTGATTTTTCTTCATTTGTTGGAATTAGGGCCATTATTTGCCAAATTAACAAATTTCCCTGCCATGATTGAGAATTCTTAGCAAGCTTTTCAATAGCTTCATAACGATTGTATTCGTTCTCAGAGCGGACAAATTGTTTAAGATCTTGAAATATTGGCATGAACACACTCCTGCCCGTTAATATAGAATATTTTTATTTATTTATTACGGGTGAATAATTGCCTTTAAATATATTAAAATTTTACAATGTAATCTGTAGGATTAATATAATTTGTATCCATTTGAGCGAGTTGCAATTTTCCACTCATGTCCCAGTTTACCGATTGCCATTTGGTAAATTGATCAACAACCCAAATTCCAGACTGTCTACTTCCGTTTCCGCTTTTGCCATTTCCTCCAAAAGGTAAATGAGCTTCAGCACCTGTTGTGCTGTTATTAATACTTGTCATGCCTGCAGAAATTTCGTTTCTAAATTTATATGCAGATTCAATATCTGAAGTATATATTGATGAACTTAGTCCATATCCTGTTTTATTTGAAAGATAAATAGCTTCATCTAAATCACTAAAACTTAAAATATTAAATAAAGGACCAAAAGTTTCTGTTGAATAAATAGCGTCATTTTCTGTTACGTTATCAACAATTGTTGGAAAAGCATAAAAACCTAATTTTGCATTTCCAGAAAATCGATCCGGTTTATTTTGCTCTGTAATAGCACCATTTTTAGATGTTAATACACGATGATGAGATTTAATTAATGTATTTATATTTTCTAAATGTTTATTTAAAAAACGTTCGCCGATCATGGGCCCGTAAAAAATATTTTCATCTGTCGGATTCCCAATTTGAATAGATGCTACTTTATCCATAATTTTTTTAATTAATGTTTCTTTTATTGATTTATGAGCAATTAAATTACCAAGAGATGTACATCTTTGTCCAGCAGTTCCGAATCCAGACCAAAGAATTCCATTTGTAACTAAATCTAAATTTGCATCTGGCATAACAACAAGTGGATTTTTTCCACCTAATTCAAGGCAAGGAGTTTGAAGATTTCTTCCACAAATTTCTCCAATATGTCTTCCTACTTCAGTACTTCCTGTGAATCCTACTTTATCAATTAATCCTTCATTTACCAAAGAAACTAAATCAGCTCCTGTTTTGGGGCCCGATCCAAAAACAACATGAAAGACATCTTTAGGAACGCCCGCTGCATATAATAATTCTGCAAAAACAAGAGATAAATAGGGAGTATCTTCCGAAGGTTTCCAAACACATGTATTCCCACATACTAATGCAGGAATAAAGTACCAACTGGGAACTGCAAATGGAAAATTACCTGCTGTAATACATGCAAAAACACCTACAGGTCTTCTGTATGTGAATAGTTCTTTATTGCTCATTTCACTTGGGACAGTTTGTCCATAAAGTCTTCTACCTTCTGAAACAAAGAAATAACAAGTGTCAATTGCTTCTTGAACATCACCTCGAGCTTCTTTAATAGGCTTGCCCATTTCTCTTGTTAATATTTGTGAAAGTGCTTCTTTATTTTTTTCAATCAACTTACCAAAATTTGAAATAATTCCTGCTCGAATCGGAGCTGGAGTTTTTTTCCATATTTCAAGTCCTTTTTTAGCTTGTAAACAAGCCTCTCTACATTCTTCTAAGGAAGCATTTGCAAATGTGCCTAAAATGTCTTCTCTATTTGCAGGGTTTATTGATATAAATTGTGAAGAACCTTCATTCTTTTTACCAGATATAATAGAAGATAAACCGTTCATAATAGTTCCTTTGTAGACGCATCGCCAAGGGGAGTGAGCATTTGCGATGTCTTTGTTTTTGAAAAATCCAATATATCAGTAGCATATTCTTTAATAGCGGGTCTATGGGCAATGACCAGAGTTATTGAATTTTCTATATGGTTTTTTAAATTTTCAATTATCTTTAATTCATTTGCTATATCTAAAGCACTTGTACCCTCGTCAATTATGATTAATCCAGGTTTTCTATAAAATATTCTGGTGAACATTAGACGTTGTTTTTCGCCTCCTGAGAGACCTTTAATGTCACTAAAAATATCTTTCTTTTCAAGCAAAGATAATGCAAGAGCTTTTGTCGCCAGTTTTATTTCGCTTTCAGTTGGAGATATAATTTTTTCTGGATAAACAATGTTATCAAAAATGGTTCCCGAAAATAAAAAGGGTTCTTGTGGAATGAAACAAATATCATGAGAATATTTTTGAAATAATTTTTCATCTGCATATTCATTATTAATTAAAATATTTCCTTTAATTGAATTTTGAATACCAAGAACTGTACGAATTAAAGTACTTTTACCAGAACCTGAAGGCCCAATAATAGCAAGTAAAGCGCCTTTGGATAATTTTAAATTTAAATTATGAAATAAAATATTATTGATCTCATTTCCAATAGAAAGATTTTTAAATTCTAAATTTTCAATTTTATCTTTATTAATAGAATTTAAATCTTTTGAAATTATATTTCTTTTTTGGAAACTTTCATTTGTTAAAAAAGCATGAATGCGTTGAAGTGCATCTGTTCCTTTACGTGTAGAATTTAATTGACTTGTCATTCTATTAATTTTATCAGACAATAAAGCGACAGTAAGCATAAAGTTTATAAAAATATTGCTATCAAGTGATCCATTCGATATTTTTCGAAGTGCTGCAATAATTATAAATGCACCTGCAATTATTCCAAACCATTCTACAAGCGGGCTTCCAAGGGATCTTGCTCTGGTTGCTCTTCTCCAAACATGATATATTTTATCATTTATTTTGTTAAATTTTATGATTTCAAATGGAATTGCTTTATGAACTTGAATAGTTTGCCAACCACGCATTCTTTCCAAAATTCCACTTAGTAATTCACTTTCAAATTGCAACCCTTGTTTAGAGAGTCTTTTTAACGTTTTACTAGTTACTCTAAGAACAATTCCTGCAGGAATTAATACTGTTATAAATAAAATAAAAAGTTGAATATCTAAAATAATTAACCAAGATAATAATATAAATGAAGTAAATCCATCTTTTAAAAGACTGCTAATTAATCGAGTGAAAGTTTGTTGAGTTTCTCTTATGTCTTCTCCAACCATTGATGAGAGAAGCCCAGCATCAATCGAATTCGCTGATTGAAAATTGAGTGAAAGATATTTATTTGCAATATCTGTTCTAAGTTTTTTAGCAAGTTTTTCACCTAAATGTCTTAGTAAATAGTCACTATAAAAATTTAAAAAACCATAAAATAATGCGATAAAAATAAATATTATTGTAAACCAATCTTTTTGAAAAGATAATGGAATAGAATTTTCAAAAATTGTGCCTTCAACTAAAGGTGTAATCCATAAAGATAATTGATCACCAAGTAATCTTTGCCAAGTTATGTCTGTTGGGACTGCATTGATTGTTTGAACAACAATTGATGTAATACTAAGTAAACCTAATGAAAGTGGAATTAATATAATTACAGAGATCAAAAAAATGGCAAATTCTGATGGCCATAATCCAATTTGTTGAATCCATAATTTAATTGATGATATATTTTTAGAATTATTTGAGGCCATTGATTTTTTTTACCTTAATTTTGACTTATTTTTAATTTTATTAATTAAATGTTCTAAATCGGATTAGCTTTTTTTCACCTGGAGAGAGTTTTACATTATAAGAAATAGTGCTTCCAAATTCAGGTTTAATGGAAATAGCTGTTTCTTTATTTGCTATTATTGGAACTCTTAAAACCTGTATTGTATCTGGTAATGTAGTCCAGCTTCTTGTATCTGCAGTTTCGGTTGCAACACTAAAAACATTTGCAGCAAGACCTGCTAGTGGACTTTCTTCGCCTAGCTTACGTGCAGCAAGATCTTTGGCAATAACACGAGCTGCGATTTTCGCTATGTCTCGAACTCTTCTGTCTTCTAAAGCTTGTTTCGCCATTTTTCCTATATCTTCCATTATAATTGTCTTGCCAAATGATTTTTGTCCAATAAAAACTTCTGAAGATCTATTTTTATAAGGAATATCTTTATACTCAGGAAACGACACTCTTACTACTGTTTTATCCGTTGGAAAAAGAATCTCTTTTGGTGTTTTAACAGGTGAATTTCCTGATTCATAAATAATATAAACTTCACCTTGTTTTAATAATTCAGATTGTTTTTGCCATGTAAGATTAGGATTATTCTTTTTTAATTCATTTAATATATCGTTCCTGTTTCTAAATTCAGCAAGACGAGCAAGGTCTTTTGAAATTTGTGTTTCAGCAGATTTTAAAGAGCTATTTTTAATATTATTTAGTGCATTCTTGTATGAGATAATTGCATTATCCCATTCCCCTTTTGTTTCAAAAACCATACCAGAAAAATAATTTGAGAAGGCATCATATTTAAATAAATTTACACCTTCATTATCGTTATCCAGTGCTTTTTTTATGTCATTTGTTCTTCGAACCATAACAAGAGAATTATTTTGATCGTTATTTGCAAAAAAAGCAACGGAAGAAAAAATAGGAATTAAAAATCGCTCATGTGCTTCACCAGTATAATCAGACATAGAGTCATTAACTATAAAGCTTGCTGTTGTTTTTGAAATACTAGTCGTATATAAATCATCTAATTTTCGGTCCGATTTTTGCCATTGATTAATTGCTTTTGTATAATCACCTTGCAAATAAAGTAGCATGCCTTTTTCCATTGTAAATAAAGCATAATTTCTTGACTCAGTAGCAAGAGAACTTTCATCCAATTGAGCGGTTGCTTCCGCAAATTTCCCTGAATAAAGAACTTGCCTGATCTTTTGGTTTTCTTGAGTATAAGATTGGCATCCCGAAATGATAGAAGCAGGTAATAATAGAAAAATTATTTTCTTTATAAACATAAATTTTATAAATCCCTATTTTAATTTTGATGAAATTGCTTCTTTAGCTTTTAACATAAGTTCTGAAGCCGTTAAATTATTCGAATCAATTTTAGGATGAACAGTTATTGTTACTTGAGTTACTTTAGGCCAAATTGATCCTTTAGGTAGCATGTCTGCGCAGCCGTCAACCGTGATTGGAACTATTGCAATATTTAGAGATTTTGCTAGTCGAAATGCACCCATTTTAAATTCACCTAATGCACCTGTTTTGCTTCGGGTTCCTTCAGGGAAAAATATCATTGGCGTGCCTTTTTTCAAATGTCGTATTGATAATTTAATGCTTTTTTCACTACTTGCTTTGCTACTTCTATCAACGGGTACATATCCGACAGCTGTCATTCCCCATCCAAAGATGGGAATTTTAAATAAGGATGCTTTTGATAACCATCTAAATCTTGTGGAAAGCATAAAAAGTGCTAAGATATCAGCCTGGCTTTGATGATTGGCAACATAGATAACTACCTCATCTTTATTTACAAGGTTTTCTTTACCTATAATATTAAATATCCACCAAGGATTAAATTTACCAATAGATATTGCCCATAGGCTTGCAAGTTTGTGAAGAAAATGTCTTTCTTTGTCAAATGGATAAACAAATGGAAATAACAAAATAATTGTAGAAGAATAAAATACACTTAAAATAACTATATTTGTCCAAGTGTAAATACCTCTTAAAACATGTGCCGGTTCTTTTTTTAGGGGTTCAATTGTTTTTTTTTGAGTTTGAGACATAGTTTTGTTCCTAGATTTTTAAGTCAAACAATACTTTTTGAAATAATACATTAAGACAAATTATTCATTTTTATTATCAGAAAAATCTTTAAATGATAAATAAAACTGAACTGCCATTTCTTTTTTTCCATTTACACATGTTTCTTCTATGTGTCCATTTGTATTTTTTAGGATTGTCCCATGATGTTCTTTTTCTTTATTCCATGCAGAATCTGACGTGCTATGCAAAACGGCATTTAGTTTTTTATTTATTAACATTTTTTTTGCGATTTCTAATCCTTCTATTTCACTTCCAGATGTTAACTTAGCAGCTGCTTTGAATGGAATTTTAGAAAGGTCATCAATATCTAGTATTTTTTTTGCTCTTACGAGATCTATTCTTAGAGTTTCTTCTTTACTTGAAATTTTTGAATTTGAAATACTTTTTGGAGTGAAATCGGAACCTGCAACTAAATGCAATATTCCATCATATTTATTATGGTTTATTTCTTTTAAATAATCATACATTTCATTGTAATTAGGAAGATGAAATATTTTACTTTGATCGTATTCAGGAACTTCTTTATTTGTATTTGCAGTTAAAACAGTGGTCTCAATTCCCATAGCATAAAACGTTTTTGCCACTTCTATTCCTAAAGATCCTGTTGATAAATTTGTTACACAGCGCACAGGGTCTATCATGGCTCTTGTGCCACCAATTGTTAATAATACTTTTCTAATTTTATTTGAATAATATTTTCTTTTGTTAATGATATGACAAATATTAATAGCTAGTATATTTGGCAAAGGAAGTTTTTCTTTTCCTTCCTCGATGCGTGGATTTGTAAAAAAAACTCCATCCATTTTTTTTAATTTTTCTTTATTTTCTTCTATAATTGGAGAAAATGAAAGGCTTTCATGCATGGTCGGGCAATAAATAATTGTTTTATTCATACCTAAAGCGCTTTGAATTAGAGTTGTGGCACCATCAGAACAAATTCCATTACTTGTTTTAGAAATAAGATCGGCTGTTGCAGGAGAAATAACAAGAGCATCGGAAGTGCATATGTGTTCTGCAAGACCAGAGGGATTTATAATAACTTCATTGTTACTAGCCCAACGTAAACTTTCAATTCCTATAAATTTTAGACAATTTTCAGTAATACAAAATTGAACCTCAGCTCCTTGTCTGCGAAGTTCTCTTGCTAGTTTCGGGAGTTCGGTTGCTGCAATCCCGCCGCCACCAATAATCGTGATTTTTGTATTTGATAAAAATTGAGAGGTTTTTATCACTTGTGTGTCTTTGATAGGGGCTGACTCTGAACTTTTATCGCTACTCCCAACTGATAAATTTTTTGCATATACCTTTTTTTTTGTTAACTTGCGTTGGTTCATTTTCGTGGACTCGTTGCTTCATTGGTGCTATTTGCATTAGCAAAGGACTCTTTATTGGATCCTCGCCCTTAACATCAAAAGGAAATATAAATGTTTTCTAAAAAAATACCATACACGCTTGAATCTGAATCTGACAACACTTCTCCATTAGATCTTTGGTACCAAGAGCGTCACAATGATGAAGTTTCGTTTGGTTTACATGTTAAAAAAGTACTACATTCAAGTCAAAGTCCTTTTCAAAGAGTAGATGTTTTTGAATCTACTGGATTTGGTAGAGTTCTTACTTTAGATGGCCTTATGATGTGTTCTGATAGAGATGAATTTGTTTATCACGAAATGATTTCACATGTACCTCTCCTTGTTCATCCTAATCCTAAGCGTGTTTTAGTTATTGGAGGTGGAGATGGTGGAACTCTAAGAGAAGTTTTAAGACACGATTGTGTTGAAGAAGCAGTTCTATGTGAGATTGATGGTGAAGTTGTGGAAGCGGCAAGACAATTTTTTCCTGCGCTCGCTTTTGGTTTAAATCACCCAAGGGCAAAAGTGCATATTGGAGATGGAGTCGATTTTGTTAAAAAAAGCGCATCTGCTCAGTTCGATATTGTTATTGTAGACTCTACTGATCCTATTGGGCCTGGTGTAGGTCTATTTTCTGGTGAATTTTATAAAGAAGTAAAAAGAATTTTAACTCCTGGCGGCATTGTTATGGCACAATGCGAATCACCTTGGGAAAATAAATTTGATCTTGCAAAAGTGTATGGAAATTTAACAGAAGCTTTTTCATCTGTGTACTCTATGGTTGGCTCCATTCCTTCTTACCCATATGGTTTTTGGTCTTGGGGCTTTGCAAGTGATGTTCAGCATCCTTTCAATAAAATAGATCTTGAAAGAGCGCATGCTATTGAAAAGGCTTCTAAATATTACAATGTAGACATTCACAAAAGCGCCTTTGCTCTTCCAAATTTTTTACGCCAAAAATTACATAATGTTGTTAAGAATGCTTAATTCATTCTTTTAAACATTAGCTAAGTTTCATTTTTTCAGAAGTGATTTTTAACTATTTTGATCGGATCCTTTCTTTATTTTAGAAAGGATCCTTTTTTTTTATAAATAAGTTTTCTTTATATATTATTTTATTAAAAAATAGTTGAAGTTACTTGACAGTACCGCCATCGACATGTAGAAACCCTTTCACCACTGATTACGACGCGGGGTGGAGAAGTTGGTATCTCGTCGGGCTCATAACCCGAAGGCCGCAGGTTCAAGTCCTGTCCCCGCCACCAATCAAAGGTAAGTTATTTGACAAGAGAAGAAAGCAAAAACAGAGTGCGGTTCCATGGTTTTAAGTAGATTTTCTCGCGAGAGGAAATGGAAAGAAATCAGGTTCCGTAAAAAGAACCGTCAAGATAGTAAAAAAAGCGGATGGGTAGAAATACTTATCTGTAAGTAAATTAGAGCTAAGAGTTTGATCCTGGCTCAGAACGAACGCTGGCGGCGTGCCTAACACATGCAAGTCGAACGGAGGTAGCAATACCTTAGTGGCGCACGGGTGAGTAATGCATGGGAATCTGCCTTTTGGAGGGGGATAACTACGGGAAACTGTAGCTAAGACCGCGTAAGCAGCAGCGATGCTGGAAATGCCGGGACCGCAAGGCCGGCAGCCGAAAGATGAGCCCATGTTCCATTAGCTAGTTGGCGGGGTAACGGCCCACCAAGGCGAAGATGGATAGCTGGTCTGAGAGGACGATCAGCCACACTGGGACTGAGACACGGCCCAGACTCCTACGGGAGGCAGCAGTGGGGAATATTGCGCAATGGGGGAAACCCTGACGCAGCAACGCCGCGTGAGTGAAGAAGGCCTTCGGGTTGTAAAGCTCTTTCGGTTGGGAAGAAGGGTTATTGTTTTAATAAAGCAGTAATTTGATGGTACCAAAAGAAGAAGCACCGGCAAACTTCGTGCCAGCAGCCGCGGTAATACGAAGGGTGCGAGCGTTGTTCGGAATTACTGGGCGTAAAGGGTTCGTAGGCGGGAATGCAAGTCAAGTGTGAAATCCCCAGGCTTAACCTGGGACGTGCATTTGAGACTGTGTTTCTTGAGTTTCGGAGAGGGTGGTGGAATTGCTGGTGTAGGAGTGACATCCGTAGAGATCAGCAGGAACACCGGAGGCGAAGGCGACCACCTGGCCGAATACTGACGCTGAGGAACGAAAGCGTGGGGAGCAAACAGGATTAGATACCCTGGTAGTCCACGCCGTAAACGATGATAACTAGGTGTTGGGGGAGTTGACCCCTCCAGTACCGTAGCCCACGCGCTAAGTTATCCGCCTGGGGAGTACGGTCGCAAGACTAAAACTCAAAGGAATTGACGGGGGCCCGCACAAGAGGTGGAGTATGTGGTTTAATTCGAAGCAACGCGAAGAACCTTACCTGGGTTTGACATACCGTGAAAAGCGCAGAGATGCGTAATAGTAGCAATACACACGGATACAGGTGCTGCATGGCTGTCGTCAGCTCGTGTCGTGAGATGTTGGGTTAAGTCCCGCAACGAGCGCAACCCTTTCCCTTATTTGGCATCATTAAGTTGGCAACTATAGGGGTACTGCCGGTGATAAACCGGAGGAAGGTGGGGATGACGTCAAGTCCTCATGGCCCTTACATCCAGGGCTACACACGTACTACAATGGCCAAGACAAAGCGAAGCTAAGCCGAGAGGTGGAGCCAAACGCAAAAACATGGTCTCAGTTCGGATTGTGGTCTGCAACTCGACCACATGAAGTTGGAATCTCTAGTAATCGCAGATCATCAGGCTGCGGTGAATACGTTCCCGGGCCTTGTACACACCGCCCGTCAAACCACGAAAGTTGCATAAGCCAGAAGCAGGTGGGCTAACCGCAAGGGGGCAGCCTGCCAAGGCTTGTGCGATGATTGGGGTTAAGTCGTAACAAGGTAGCCGTAGGGGAACCTGCGGCTGGATCACCTCCTTTCTAGGAATTTTGAGTCTTCTGTAAAGAAGCTCTATTCTAGGTCAATGGAATCGCACTCTGTTTTTGTAATCTTTNNNNNNNNNNNNNNNNNNNNNNNNNN from Silvanigrella paludirubra includes:
- a CDS encoding aldehyde dehydrogenase family protein encodes the protein MNGLSSIISGKKNEGSSQFISINPANREDILGTFANASLEECREACLQAKKGLEIWKKTPAPIRAGIISNFGKLIEKNKEALSQILTREMGKPIKEARGDVQEAIDTCYFFVSEGRRLYGQTVPSEMSNKELFTYRRPVGVFACITAGNFPFAVPSWYFIPALVCGNTCVWKPSEDTPYLSLVFAELLYAAGVPKDVFHVVFGSGPKTGADLVSLVNEGLIDKVGFTGSTEVGRHIGEICGRNLQTPCLELGGKNPLVVMPDANLDLVTNGILWSGFGTAGQRCTSLGNLIAHKSIKETLIKKIMDKVASIQIGNPTDENIFYGPMIGERFLNKHLENINTLIKSHHRVLTSKNGAITEQNKPDRFSGNAKLGFYAFPTIVDNVTENDAIYSTETFGPLFNILSFSDLDEAIYLSNKTGYGLSSSIYTSDIESAYKFRNEISAGMTSINNSTTGAEAHLPFGGNGKSGNGSRQSGIWVVDQFTKWQSVNWDMSGKLQLAQMDTNYINPTDYIVKF
- a CDS encoding ATP-binding cassette domain-containing protein, which produces MASNNSKNISSIKLWIQQIGLWPSEFAIFLISVIILIPLSLGLLSITSIVVQTINAVPTDITWQRLLGDQLSLWITPLVEGTIFENSIPLSFQKDWFTIIFIFIALFYGFLNFYSDYLLRHLGEKLAKKLRTDIANKYLSLNFQSANSIDAGLLSSMVGEDIRETQQTFTRLISSLLKDGFTSFILLSWLIILDIQLFILFITVLIPAGIVLRVTSKTLKRLSKQGLQFESELLSGILERMRGWQTIQVHKAIPFEIIKFNKINDKIYHVWRRATRARSLGSPLVEWFGIIAGAFIIIAALRKISNGSLDSNIFINFMLTVALLSDKINRMTSQLNSTRKGTDALQRIHAFLTNESFQKRNIISKDLNSINKDKIENLEFKNLSIGNEINNILFHNLNLKLSKGALLAIIGPSGSGKSTLIRTVLGIQNSIKGNILINNEYADEKLFQKYSHDICFIPQEPFLFSGTIFDNIVYPEKIISPTESEIKLATKALALSLLEKKDIFSDIKGLSGGEKQRLMFTRIFYRKPGLIIIDEGTSALDIANELKIIENLKNHIENSITLVIAHRPAIKEYATDILDFSKTKTSQMLTPLGDASTKELL
- a CDS encoding COG3014 family protein, with product MFIKKIIFLLLPASIISGCQSYTQENQKIRQVLYSGKFAEATAQLDESSLATESRNYALFTMEKGMLLYLQGDYTKAINQWQKSDRKLDDLYTTSISKTTASFIVNDSMSDYTGEAHERFLIPIFSSVAFFANNDQNNSLVMVRRTNDIKKALDNDNEGVNLFKYDAFSNYFSGMVFETKGEWDNAIISYKNALNNIKNSSLKSAETQISKDLARLAEFRNRNDILNELKKNNPNLTWQKQSELLKQGEVYIIYESGNSPVKTPKEILFPTDKTVVRVSFPEYKDIPYKNRSSEVFIGQKSFGKTIIMEDIGKMAKQALEDRRVRDIAKIAARVIAKDLAARKLGEESPLAGLAANVFSVATETADTRSWTTLPDTIQVLRVPIIANKETAISIKPEFGSTISYNVKLSPGEKKLIRFRTFN
- a CDS encoding lysophospholipid acyltransferase family protein; the protein is MSQTQKKTIEPLKKEPAHVLRGIYTWTNIVILSVFYSSTIILLFPFVYPFDKERHFLHKLASLWAISIGKFNPWWIFNIIGKENLVNKDEVVIYVANHQSQADILALFMLSTRFRWLSKASLFKIPIFGWGMTAVGYVPVDRSSKASSEKSIKLSIRHLKKGTPMIFFPEGTRSKTGALGEFKMGAFRLAKSLNIAIVPITVDGCADMLPKGSIWPKVTQVTITVHPKIDSNNLTASELMLKAKEAISSKLK
- a CDS encoding phosphopantothenoylcysteine decarboxylase, with product MNQRKLTKKKVYAKNLSVGSSDKSSESAPIKDTQVIKTSQFLSNTKITIIGGGGIAATELPKLARELRRQGAEVQFCITENCLKFIGIESLRWASNNEVIINPSGLAEHICTSDALVISPATADLISKTSNGICSDGATTLIQSALGMNKTIIYCPTMHESLSFSPIIEENKEKLKKMDGVFFTNPRIEEGKEKLPLPNILAINICHIINKRKYYSNKIRKVLLTIGGTRAMIDPVRCVTNLSTGSLGIEVAKTFYAMGIETTVLTANTNKEVPEYDQSKIFHLPNYNEMYDYLKEINHNKYDGILHLVAGSDFTPKSISNSKISSKEETLRIDLVRAKKILDIDDLSKIPFKAAAKLTSGSEIEGLEIAKKMLINKKLNAVLHSTSDSAWNKEKEHHGTILKNTNGHIEETCVNGKKEMAVQFYLSFKDFSDNKNE
- the speE gene encoding polyamine aminopropyltransferase; this encodes MFSKKIPYTLESESDNTSPLDLWYQERHNDEVSFGLHVKKVLHSSQSPFQRVDVFESTGFGRVLTLDGLMMCSDRDEFVYHEMISHVPLLVHPNPKRVLVIGGGDGGTLREVLRHDCVEEAVLCEIDGEVVEAARQFFPALAFGLNHPRAKVHIGDGVDFVKKSASAQFDIVIVDSTDPIGPGVGLFSGEFYKEVKRILTPGGIVMAQCESPWENKFDLAKVYGNLTEAFSSVYSMVGSIPSYPYGFWSWGFASDVQHPFNKIDLERAHAIEKASKYYNVDIHKSAFALPNFLRQKLHNVVKNA